A stretch of the Papaver somniferum cultivar HN1 chromosome 6, ASM357369v1, whole genome shotgun sequence genome encodes the following:
- the LOC113289025 gene encoding DNA-directed RNA polymerase II subunit 1, which produces MDMRFPFSPAEVAKVRMVQFGILSPDEIRQMSVVQIEHSETTERGKPKPGGLSDTRLGTIDRKMKCETCTANMAECPGHFGHLELAKPMFHIGFMKIVLSIMRCVCFNCSKILADEEDHKFKQSQRIKNPKHRLRKVLDACKNKTKCDGGDEIDVQDEDLEKPVKKSRGGCGAQQPKLTIEGMKMIAEYKIQRKKTDDPEQLPEPVERKQQLTAERVLSVLKRISDEDCILLGLNPKYARPDWMILQVLPIPPPPVRPSVMMDTSARSEDDLTHQLAMIIRHNENLRKQERNGAPAHIISEFAQLLQFHIATYFDNELPGQPRATQRSGRPIKSICSRLKAKEGRIRGNLMGKRVDFSARTVITPDPTINIDELGVPWSIALNLTYPETVTPYNIERLKELVEYGPHPPVGKTGAKYIIREDGQRLDLRYLKKSSDHHLELGYKVERHLNDGDFVLFNRQPSLHKMSIMGHRIKIMPYSTFRLNLSVTSPYNADFDGDEMNMHVPQSFETRAEVLELMMVPKCIVSPQSNRPVMGIVQDTLLGCRKITKRDTFIEKDVFMNILMWWEDFDGKVPAPTILKPRPLWTGKQVFNLIIPKQINLLRTSAWHSENETGFITPGDTQVRIERGELLTGTLCKKALGTSTGSLIHVIWEEVGPDAARKFLGHTQWLVNYWLLQNGFSIGIGDTIADASTMEKINDTISKAKNEVKDLIRMAQEKSLEPEPGRTMMESFENRVNQVLNKARDDAGSSAQKSLSESNNLKAMVTAGSKGSFINISQMTACVGQQNVEGKRIPYGFIDRTLPHFTKDDYGPESRGFVENSYLRGLTPQEFFFHAMGGREGLIDTAVKTSETGYIQRRLVKAMEDIMVKYDGTVRNSLGDVIQFLYGEDGMDAVWIESQKLDSLKMKKPEFDKVYRFEFDDDNWTPNYMQSDYVEDLKNIREFRHVFDAEVKKLADDRLQLGTEITTTGDNSWPMPVNLRRLIWNTQKTFKVDPRRPSDMHPMEIVEAIDKLQERLKVVPGDDSMSMEAQKNATLFFNILLRSTFASKRVLKEHHLTREAFDWVIGEVESRFLRSLVAPGEMIGCVAAQSIGEPATQMTLNTFHYAGVSAKNVTLGVPRLREIINVAKKIKTPSLSVYLKPEVNKTKERAKNVQCALEYTTLRSVTQATEVWYDPDPMGTIIEEDIDFVKSYYEMPDEEVAPEKISPWLLRIELNREMMVDKKLSMADIAEKINLEFDDDLTCIFNDDNAEKLILRIRIMNDEAPKGESLDESAEDDVFLKKIESNMLTEMALRGIPDINKVFIKSGKVNRFDEDEGFKPEVEWMLDTEGVNLLAVMCHEDVDATRTTSNHLIEVIEVLGIEAVRRSLLDELRVVISFDGSYVNYRHLAILCDTMTYRGHLMAITRHGINRNDTGPMMRCSFEETVDILLDAAVYAETDHLRGVTENIMLGQLAPIGTGDCSLYLNDQMLQQAIELQLPSYMEGLDFGMTPSRSPIMGTPYHEGMMSPNYLLSPNARSSPISDAQFSPYVGGMAFSPTLSPGYSPSSPGYSPSSPGYSPTSPGYSPTSPGYSPTSPGYSPTSPTYSPSSPGYSPTSPAYSPTSPSYSPTSPSYSPTSPSYSPTSPSYSPTSPSYSPTSPSYSPTSPAYSPTSPVYSPTSPSYSPTSPSYSPTSPSYSPTSPSYSPTSPSYSPTSPAYSPTSPGYSPTSPSYSPTSPSYSPTSPSYHPSSAKYSPSLAYSPSSPRISPSSPYSHTSPNYSPTSPSYSPTSPSYSPPSPTYSPSSPGANPDYSPSSPQFSPSAGYSPTAPGYSPSSTSQLTPETSNKDDGSTR; this is translated from the exons ATGGATATGCGATTTCCTTTCTCTCCTGCTGAGGTTGCTAAAGTCCGAATGGTTCAGTTCGGTATCCTCAGTCCAGATGAGATT AGGCAAATGTCGGTTGTACAGATCGAACACAGTGAAACAACTGAACGAGGGAAACCTAAACCAGGAGGATTAAGTGATACTCGATTAGGAACAATTGATAGAAAGATGAAGTGTGAAACATGTACAGCTAACATGGCGGAATGTCCTGGACACTTTGGACACTTAGAACTTGCTAAACCTATGTTTCATATTGGGTTTATGAAGATTGTTCTTAGTATAATGCGATGTGTCTGCTTCAACTGTTCTAAAATCCTTGCAGATGAG GAGGATCACAAGTTCAAGCAATCTCAGAGGATAAAGAATCCAAAACATCGACTAAGAAAGGTTCTTGATGCTTGTAAGAATAAAACAAAGTGTGATGGGGGTGATGAAATTGATGTCCAAGACGAAGATTTGGAAAAACCAGTGAAGAAGAGTAGAGGGGGTTGCGGTGCTCAACAACCAAAGCTCACTATTGAAGGTATGAAAATGATTGCAGAATACAAAATTCAAAGGAAGAAAACTGACGATCCCGAACAGCTTCCTGAACCTGTTGAAAGAAAACAACAGCTTACTGCAGAGAGG GTTTTGAGTGTCCTCAAGCGGATAAGTGACGAGGACTGTATATTGTTGGGTTTGAACCCTAAATATGCCCGCCCAGATTGGATGATTTTACAAGTCCTCCCTATACCTCCTCCTCCTGTGAGACCTTCTGTGATGATGGATACATCAGCTAGGAGTGAG GATGATTTAACTCATCAATTGGCGATGATTATTAGACACAATGAGAATCTGAGGAAGCAGGAGAGAAATGGTGCTCCTGCCCACATTATTTCCGAGTTCGCACAACTATTACAGTTCCATATTGCAACTTATTTTGACAATGAGCTGCCTGGTCAACCAAGG GCTACACAACGTTCTGGAAGACCAATCAAATCTATATGCAGTAGGCTTAAGGCGAAGGAAGGTCGAATTAGGGGTAACTTAATGGGGAAGCGTGTTGATTTTTCAGCTCGTACTGTCATCACGCcagatccaacaatcaacattgATGAACTGGGAGTCCCTTGGAGTATTGCTTTAAATCTGACATATCCAGAAACAGTGACACCCTATAACATTGAAAG GTTGAAGGAGCTTGTTGAATATGGGCCTCATCCTCCCGTTGGTAAAACTGGGGCAAAGTACATTATAAGGGAAGATGGACAGAGACTTGATCTTCGTTATTTGAAAAAAAGTAGTGATCATCATTTAGAGCTTGGATATAAG GTAGAGAGACACTTGAATGATGGCGACTTTGTCCTTTTCAACCGTCAACCAAGTCTTCACAAAATGTCTATCATGGGGCATAGAATCAAGATTATGCCTTACTCAACCTTTCGTCTGAACTTGTCTGTAACTTCACCATACAATGCTGATTTTGATGGGGATGAGATGAACATGCATGTTCCTCAGTCATTTGAGACGAGGGCAGAAGTTCTGGAGCTCATGATGGTTCCTAAGTGCATCGTGTCACCTCAGTCAAATAGGCCTGTTATGGGTATTGTCCAGGACACACTCTTAGGGTGCCGGAAAATCACCAAAAGAGATACGTTTATAGAGAAG GATGTCTTCATGAACATCTTGATGTGGTGGGAGGATTTTGATGGAAAAGTACCTGCTCCTACAATTTTGAAGCCTAGACCTCTCTGGACTGGAAAACAAGTCTTCAATCTCATTATTCCGAAGCAGATTAATCTTTTGAGAACCTCAGCGTGGCATTCAGAGAATGAAACTGGTTTTATAACACCAGGAGATACCCAGGTTAGAATAGAGAGGGGGGAGCTTCTCACAGGTACTTTGTGCAAGAAGGCCCTTGGAACATCTACTGGAAGTCTTATTCATGTCATCTG GGAAGAAGTTGGTCCTGATGCTGCTCGTAAGTTCTTGGGTCACACTCAGTGGCTTGTTAACTACTGGCTTTTACAGAATGGTTTTAGCATTGGAATTGGAGACACGATCGCTGACGCCTCAACCATGGAGAAAATTAACGATACAATTTCAAAAGCGAAAAATGAAGTCAAAGATCTTATCAGAATGGCCCAGGAGAAGAGTTTAGAACCTGAACCTGGGCGAACTATGATGGAATCGTTCGAGAACAGAGTGAATCAG GTGTTGAACAAAGCTCGTGACGATGCTGGAAGTAGTGCTCAGAAGAGTTTGTCTGAGAGTAATAATCTCAAGGCTATGGTTACAGCAGGATCAAAAGGAAGTTTTATTAACATATCGCAGATGACTGCTTGTGTCGGACAGCAGAATGTAGAGGGGAAGCGGATTCCTTACGGATTCATTGATCGAACACTACCTCATTTTACTAAGGATGACTATGGGCCTGAAAGTCGTGGGTTTGTGGAGAATTCATACTTGCGGGGTCTGACTCCACAAGAGTTCTTTTTTCACGCTATGGGAGGTAGAGAAGGTCTGATTGATACTGCTGTGAAAACTTCTGAGACGGGGTATATCCAGAGGCGTCTTGTGAAGGCTATGGAGGACATTATGGTCAAATATGATGGCACTGTCCGGAATTCTTTAGGAGATGTCATTCAATTTCTTTATGGAGAGGATGGTATGGATGCTGTTTGGATCGAGTCTCAGAAGCTGGACTCCTTGAAAATGAAGAAACCTGAGTTTGATAAGGTTTATAGGTTTGAGTTTGATGATGACAATTGGACTCCAAATTACATGCAATCAGATTATGTTGAAGATCTGAAAAATATTAGAGAGTTCCGTCATGTGTTTGACGCAGAAGTTAAGAAATTGGCAGATGATCGGCTCCAGCTTGGAACTGAGATCACTACCACTGGTGACAATTCTTGGCCCATGCCTGTGAACTTAAGGAGGCTCATTTGGAACACACAGAAGACCTTTAAGGTTGATCCGAGAAGGCCTTCTGATATGCACCCCATGGAGATTGTGGAAGCTATTGATAAACTTCAGGAAAGGCTGAAAGTTGTTCCTGGTGACGATTCAATGAGTATGGAGGCTCAGAAGAATGCTACCCTGTTCTTCAACATTTTGCTGCGTAGCACTTTTGCGAGTAAGAGGGTGTTGAAAGAACACCACCTGACACGTGAAGCATTTGATTGGGTTATTGGTGAAGTTGAGTCTCGTTTTTTACGGTCATTAGTTGCTCCCGGTGAAATGATTGGTTGTGTTGCAGCACAGTCTATTGGCGAACCTGCTACTCAGATGACGCTTAACACCTTCCACTATGCTGGAGTGAGTGCGAAGAATGTGACCCTCGGTGTTCCCAGGTTAAGAGAAATTATTAACGTTGCCAAGAAAATCAAAACACCATCTCTCTCTGTTTATCTGAAACCCGAGGTTAATAAGACAAAAGAAAGGGCTAAGAATGTTCAGTGTGCTCTGGAATACACTACTTTGCGTAGTGTAACTCAAGCTACTGAGGTATGGTATGATCCGGATCCAATGGGCACCATTATtgaagaagatattgattttgtcaAGTCCTACTATGAAATGCCTGATGAAGAGGTTGCACCAGAGAAAATTTCTCCCTGGCTTCTTAGGATTGAGTTAAATCGTGAAATGATGGTGGACAAAAAATTGAGCATGGCCGACATTGCAGAAAAAATCAACCTCGAGTTTGATGATGATTTGACCTGTATATTTAATGACGACAATGCTGAAAAACTGATCCTCCGTATCCGTATCATGAATGATGAGGCTCCCAAAGGAGAGTCACTGGATGAATCTGCGGAAGATGACGTTTTCCTCAAGAAGATTGAGAGTAACATGTTGACCGAAATGGCCCTTAGAGGAATACCAGATATCAATAAGGTTTTCATCAAGAGCGGGAAAGTTAATAGATTTGATGAGGATGAAGGATTCAAGCCAGAGGTTGAGTGGATGCTGGATACTGAAGGTGTTAATTTGTTGGCTGTTATGTGccatgaagatgttgatgccacAAGGACTACGAGTAACCACTTAATTGAAGTGATAGAGGTTCTTGGTATTGAGGCAGTTCGTCGATCCCTCTTGGATGAGTTGCGAGTCGTTATTTCATTTGATGGATCTTATGTCAACTATAGGCACTTGGCTATCTTATGTGACACCATGACGTACAGGGGTCATTTGATGGCCATCACCCGTCATGGTATCAATAGGAATGATACCGGGCCAATGATGAGATGCTCATTTGAAGAAACCGTCGACATTCTTTTGGATGCTGCCGTGTATGCTGAAACAGATCATCTGAGAGGAGTTACTGAAAACATCATGCTTGGTCAGCTTGCGCCAATTGGGACTGGAGATTGTTCCTTGTACCTGAATGATCAAATGCTACAGCAAGCTATTGAGCTTCAATTGCCAAGTTATATGGAAGGTCTCGATTTTGGCATGACGCCTTCGCGTTCGCCAATCATGGGAACCCCATATCACGAGGGAATGATGTCACCAAATTACTTGCTGAGCCCTAATGCTCGCTCCTCGCCAATATCAGATGCTCAGTTTTCTCCATATGTCGGCGGGATGGCATTCTCTCCTACTTTATCTCCGGGGTACAGTCCATCATCTCCAGGCTACAGCCCGTCATCTCCTGGATACAGCCCGACCTCTCCCGGATACAGCCCGACCTCTCCTGGATACAGCCCAACTTCTCCTGGATACAGCCCGACCTCTCCTACATACAGCCCCAGCTCTCCTGGTTACAGTCCAACAAGTCCTGCATATTCTCCAACCAGCCCATCTTATTCCCCCACATCACCAAGTTATAGTCCCACTTCCCCGAGCTATAGCCCCACTTCTCCAAGTTACAGCCCCACTTCCCCAAGCTATAGCCCCACTTCCCCCAGTTACAGCCCCACTTCCCCCGCTTACAGCCCCACTTCTCCAGTCTATAGCCCTACCTCGCCATCATACAGTCCTACGTCACCATCATATAGTCCCACCTCGCCGTCCTACAGCCCCACCTCGCCATCCTACAGCCCCACCTCGCCATCATACAGCCCCACCTCTCCTGCATACAGTCCGACGTCTCCTGGGTACAGTCCGACATCTCCGAGCTACAGTCCCACATCTCCCAGCTACAGTCCCACATCTCCTAGTTATCATCCTTCATCGGCGAAGTACAGTCCATCTTTGGCATACTCTCCAAGCAGTCCAAGAATATCACCGTCTAGCCCATACAGTCATACATCTCCAAATTACAG TCCAACATCACCGTCGTACTCACCGACTTCTCCATCTTACTCTCCTCCAAGTCCAACATACAGTCCCAGCAG TCCTGGAGCGAACCCGGACTATAGCCCTAGTTCTCCACAGTTTAG CCCGAGTGCGGGGTATTCACCAACTGCTCCGGGCTACTCACCGTCATCCACCAGTCAGTTAACTCCAGAGACGAGCAACAAGGATGATGGAAGCACACGTTAA